A region of Cellulophaga sp. RHA19 DNA encodes the following proteins:
- the rplW gene encoding 50S ribosomal protein L23, whose amino-acid sequence MSIIVKPIITEKMTADSELYNRYGFVVDLKANKIQIKDAVEQAYGVSVKNVRTMIYGPKRKTRHTKTGVQHGKTNSYKKAIIDVVEGDIIDFYNNL is encoded by the coding sequence ATGAGTATAATAGTTAAGCCAATAATTACGGAAAAAATGACCGCTGATAGCGAGTTGTATAATCGTTATGGTTTCGTTGTGGATTTAAAAGCCAATAAAATTCAAATTAAGGATGCTGTAGAGCAGGCTTATGGGGTTTCGGTAAAAAATGTTCGAACAATGATTTACGGACCAAAACGTAAAACACGTCACACTAAGACAGGTGTGCAGCACGGAAAAACTAATAGTTATAAAAAAGCTATTATTGACGTGGTAGAAGGGGATATAATTGATTTTTATAATAATCTATAA
- the rpsC gene encoding 30S ribosomal protein S3: MGQKTNPIGNRLGIIRGWESNWYGGNDYGDKLAEDDKIRKYVHARLAKASVSRVIIERTLKLVTVTITTARPGIIIGKGGQEVDKLKEELKKITSKEVQINIFEIKRPEVDANLVAASVARQIENRISYRRAIKMAIAAAMRMNAEGIKIQISGRLNGAEMARSEAYKDGRIPLSTFRADIDYALNEAHTTYGRLGIKVWIMKGEVYGKRELSPLVGMSKGQGKGGRNEGPKKQRRRK; encoded by the coding sequence ATGGGACAAAAAACAAATCCAATCGGGAATCGTCTAGGTATCATAAGAGGTTGGGAATCTAACTGGTATGGTGGAAATGATTACGGAGACAAATTAGCAGAGGATGATAAAATACGTAAGTATGTTCATGCTCGTTTAGCAAAAGCTAGTGTTTCTAGAGTTATTATAGAGCGTACTTTAAAGCTTGTAACTGTAACTATTACTACTGCTAGACCTGGTATTATTATCGGTAAAGGTGGTCAGGAAGTTGATAAGTTAAAAGAAGAGCTTAAGAAAATTACAAGTAAGGAAGTTCAGATTAATATATTTGAAATTAAGAGGCCAGAAGTAGATGCTAATCTTGTAGCTGCTAGTGTTGCTCGTCAAATTGAAAATAGAATTTCTTATAGAAGAGCTATTAAGATGGCAATTGCTGCTGCAATGAGAATGAATGCAGAAGGTATAAAAATTCAAATCTCTGGAAGATTGAACGGTGCTGAAATGGCTCGTTCTGAAGCTTACAAAGATGGTAGAATTCCGTTATCTACTTTTAGAGCAGATATAGACTATGCATTAAATGAAGCTCATACTACTTATGGAAGATTAGGTATTAAGGTGTGGATTATGAAAGGCGAAGTTTATGGTAAAAGAGAGCTTTCTCCATTAGTTGGTATGTCTAAAGGGCAAGGCAAAGGTGGAAGAAACGAAGGGCCTAAGAAACAACGTCGTAGAAAGTAA
- the rplB gene encoding 50S ribosomal protein L2 gives MSVRKLKPITPGQRFRVVNGFDAITTDKPEKSLLAPLKKSGGRNSQGKMTMRQKGGGHKRRYRVIDFKRDKQGVVATIESIQYDPNRTAFIALAEYADGEKRYIVAQNGLEVGQKISSGETASPEVGNALPLSAIPLGTIISCIELRPGQGAVMARSAGTFAQLMAKDGKFVTVKLPSGETRLVLAGCMATIGAVSNSDHQLLVSGKAGRSRWLGRRPRTRPVAMNPVDHPMGGGEGRASGGHPRSRNGIPAKGFRTRSKTKDTNRYILERRKK, from the coding sequence ATGTCAGTTAGAAAATTAAAACCAATCACTCCAGGACAGCGATTTAGAGTAGTAAACGGATTTGACGCGATTACTACTGATAAGCCGGAGAAAAGCTTGCTTGCTCCGTTAAAAAAGTCTGGAGGTAGAAACAGTCAGGGTAAAATGACAATGCGCCAAAAAGGTGGAGGTCATAAAAGAAGGTATCGTGTAATAGATTTTAAGCGTGATAAGCAGGGTGTTGTTGCGACTATTGAGTCTATTCAGTACGATCCTAACAGAACAGCATTTATTGCATTGGCGGAGTATGCTGATGGTGAAAAGAGATATATTGTTGCTCAAAATGGTTTGGAGGTAGGTCAGAAGATTTCTTCTGGTGAAACAGCTTCTCCGGAAGTTGGTAATGCTTTACCGTTAAGTGCAATTCCTTTGGGAACAATTATTTCTTGTATAGAACTACGTCCTGGACAAGGAGCTGTAATGGCTAGAAGTGCAGGTACTTTTGCTCAATTAATGGCAAAGGATGGAAAATTTGTAACTGTTAAGTTGCCATCTGGTGAGACTAGGTTAGTTTTAGCAGGTTGTATGGCTACTATAGGTGCAGTATCAAATTCTGATCACCAATTACTAGTATCTGGTAAAGCAGGTAGAAGTAGATGGTTGGGTAGAAGACCAAGAACAAGACCGGTAGCAATGAACCCTGTGGATCACCCAATGGGTGGTGGTGAAGGTAGAGCTTCAGGTGGTCATCCAAGATCAAGAAATGGTATACCTGCTAAAGGATTTAGAACTCGTTCTAAAACTAAGGATACAAATAGATATATATTAGAACGTAGAAAGAAATAA
- the rpsS gene encoding 30S ribosomal protein S19, with product MARSLKKGPYVHYSLDKKVQQNVESGKKAVIKTWSRASMITPDFVGQTIAVHNGRQFVPVYVTENMVGHKLGEFSPTRSFRGHAGAKNKGKK from the coding sequence ATGGCACGTTCACTAAAGAAAGGACCTTACGTTCATTATAGTTTAGATAAGAAAGTTCAGCAAAATGTTGAGTCGGGTAAAAAAGCAGTTATTAAGACTTGGTCTAGAGCTTCTATGATTACTCCTGATTTTGTTGGTCAAACTATAGCAGTACACAACGGTAGACAATTTGTTCCTGTTTATGTAACAGAGAATATGGTAGGGCATAAATTAGGAGAATTTTCACCAACTAGATCTTTTAGAGGTCATGCGGGTGCGAAGAACAAAGGAAAAAAGTAA
- the rplP gene encoding 50S ribosomal protein L16, whose translation MLQPKRTKFRKAQKGRMKGLSQRGHQLSNGMFGIKSLDSKFITSRQIEAARIAATRYMKREGQLWIKIFPDKPITKKPLEVRMGKGKGAPEYFVAVVKPGRIMFEIAGVPMDIAKEALRLAAQKLPVKTKFIVARDYSA comes from the coding sequence ATGTTACAACCAAAAAGAACCAAATTTCGTAAAGCGCAGAAAGGCCGTATGAAAGGACTTTCGCAAAGAGGGCACCAGCTTTCTAACGGTATGTTCGGTATAAAATCTTTAGATTCTAAGTTTATTACTTCACGTCAGATAGAGGCGGCTCGTATTGCTGCTACTAGATATATGAAGAGAGAAGGACAGTTATGGATAAAAATATTTCCAGACAAGCCTATTACTAAAAAGCCATTAGAAGTACGTATGGGTAAAGGTAAAGGTGCGCCAGAATATTTTGTTGCTGTTGTGAAACCAGGTAGAATTATGTTTGAGATAGCGGGTGTTCCTATGGACATAGCTAAAGAGGCTTTACGTCTTGCGGCTCAAAAATTACCGGTAAAGACTAAATTTATTGTTGCTAGAGATTATTCAGCTTAA
- the rplV gene encoding 50S ribosomal protein L22, with translation MGVRKKQMAERIKAEKKKIAFAKLNNCPTSPRKMRLVADLIRGVQVEKALAILKFSQKEASRRVEKLLLSAIANWQSKNEDADIEEADLIVKEIRVDSGAMLKRLRPAPQGRAHRIRKRSNHVTLVLESNNKTQS, from the coding sequence ATGGGAGTTCGTAAAAAACAGATGGCCGAAAGAATTAAGGCTGAAAAGAAGAAGATTGCTTTTGCGAAGTTGAACAATTGTCCAACTTCACCAAGAAAAATGCGTCTTGTTGCAGATTTAATTAGAGGTGTACAGGTAGAGAAGGCTTTGGCTATATTAAAGTTTAGTCAAAAAGAAGCTTCAAGAAGAGTAGAGAAGTTGTTGCTTTCTGCTATTGCTAACTGGCAGTCTAAAAATGAAGATGCAGATATTGAAGAGGCAGATCTTATTGTTAAGGAAATAAGAGTTGATAGTGGTGCAATGTTAAAAAGGTTGAGACCGGCGCCACAAGGAAGAGCACATAGAATTAGAAAACGTTCTAACCACGTAACATTGGTTTTAGAATCTAACAATAAAACTCAAAGCTAA
- the rpmC gene encoding 50S ribosomal protein L29, whose product MKQSEVKELSVEDLKNKLAEFKKQYGDLKLAHSVTPLENPLQIRKTRRTVARLATELTKRDNQ is encoded by the coding sequence ATGAAACAATCAGAAGTAAAAGAATTATCAGTTGAAGATTTAAAAAATAAATTAGCTGAGTTTAAAAAGCAGTATGGGGATTTAAAATTAGCCCACTCTGTTACGCCTTTGGAGAATCCACTTCAAATCAGAAAGACGAGAAGAACGGTGGCTAGACTAGCAACTGAATTAACTAAAAGGGATAACCAATAA